In the genome of Colletotrichum lupini chromosome 8, complete sequence, one region contains:
- a CDS encoding ATPase → MASADQGLNDRQSDNTLADPAIADMDASKDSTTVVVAPASSSPGKASKSAKAAKKDKKKAAKTKSKKQLKKAKKHKKTANLDTDDSYDDLTDDSDSEAGENSFDSEDSSSESSESDSEREHGKSKKKSSGKGKNGRSSKKQKYNLGNAGLSHGSSMTGNKFAKRGKFPPPPAPPKKRSSKLDFKRVDQVWDTTIHNYRLQETSATTSNSQYEGYVLQVRRTFDWEGKYQTTYLDVKSKVLRECLQEVIGNIKGISLVDETPKLNPNMVFLYLEDLRKYRKALSKISTTDLNKKKRKKFRKDIENKRQHLKVLLKYLDKDYAEVKKSLYPMLENGLITFDLLWALFKPNTLIYTTTYGSSDEPRVFKVEQAEKMCSMTKGEFYLLDGKYLEYDGKQFGYGSLCEEIPEFRGARKISSLNAFPLDYHKEEEGIKAALIERGKKFVNLGGVHYRSHHGLAYYKKKKSIIKVNINGRIMVDPSVHRRINPNYQVSAVRPKDHDILSDSEDSDDDEKLCENDDSTSENACGSDDDAGCGKMATKVVRDAKGKIRMLRIPKSMVEDSAVQEKPLERVDEAKTGEESNEEEDSGKTKKALEFSDEDYLIASSVVLGFSFSEKLWLEFTVSGVNDIQWNDGAYESLVLEPKQKDIVKALVESHKYHAAESIDDVIQGKGKGLVAVLHGPPGTGKTLTAEGISELLKCPLYMVSAGELGTDSRYLETELQKILDICHAWGAILLLDEADVFLEKRNLHEISRNALVSIFLRQLEYFQGILFLTTNRVETFDDAFQSRIHIALRYDSLTQKAKKAIFKIFVERVRVLEKIDLKPFTEDDYESLAKHDLNGRQIKNTVRTAQALAVNKGEPLGMEHISQVLDVQNSFDLHLKGGESCKDAMRSYY, encoded by the exons ATGGCATCCGCGGATCAAGGCCTGAACGACCGGCAATCCGACAATACGCTAGCTGATCCTGCCATCGCCGACATGGACGCAAGCAAAGACTCTACCACGGTCGTCGTCGCTCCGGCTTCATCTTCACCAGGCAAGGCATCCAAGAGCGCGAAAGCGGCCAAGAAGGATAAGAAAAAGGCTGCGAAGACTAAGTCAAAGAAGCAGCTCAAGAAGGCCAAGAAGCACAAGAAAACAGCCAACCTAGACACTGATGACTCATACGATGATTTGACTGACGACAGCGACTCTGAGGCTGGAGAGAATTCTTTCGATTCGGAAGACAGTTCTTCTGAATCGTCCGAAAGTGATAGCGAGAGGGAGCACGGCAAGTCTAAGAAGAAATCCAGCGGCAAAGGCAAGAATGGCCGATCCTCGAAGAAGCAAAAGTACAA CCTCGGTAATGCTGGCCTCAGTCACGGCTCTTCCATGACTGGCAACAAATTCGCAAAGCGCGGGAAGTTTCCTCCACCGCCTGCGCCTCCAAAGAAGAGATCCTCCAAGCTGGACTTCAAGCGAGTTGATCAGGTCTGGGACACCACGATTCACAACTACAGACTTCAGGAGACATCGGCGACCACTTCGAACTCGCAGTACGAAGGATATGTGCTGCAAGTCAGGCGTACCTTTGACTGGGAAGGCAAGTACCAGACCACCTACCTCGATGTCAAAAGCAAGGTCTTGCGCGAGTGCCTTCAAGAGGTGATTGGCAACATCAAAGGAATCAGCCTTGTCGATGAGACTCCCAAGCTGAATCCCAACATGGTATTCTT GTACTTAGAAGACTTACGAAAGTATCGCAAGGCGTTGAGCAAGATTTCGACCACGGACTTGAACAAGAAAAAGCGCAAGAAGTTCAGAAAGGACATCGAAAACAAGCGCCAGCATCTCAAAGTGCTTCTCAAGTATCTTGACAAGGACTATGCCGAAGTCAAGAAGAG cctctacCCCATGCTGGAGAATGGCCTCATCACCTTCGATCTTCTCTGGGCTCTTTTCAAACCCAACACCCTCATCTACACCACCACGTACGGCTCCTCCGATGAGCCTCGAGTCTTCAAGGTGGAGCAGGCGGAGAAGATGTGCAGCATGACAAAGGGAGAGTTCTACCTTCTTGACGGCAAG TACTTGGAGTATGATGGAAAACAATTCGGGTATGGGAGCCTCTGTGAGGAGATCCCGGAGTTTCGAGGCGCTCGAAAGATCAGTAGCCTCAACGCCTTCCCTCTTGACTACCATAAGGAGGAGGAAGGGATCAAGGCTGCCCTTATCGAGCGTGGCAAGAAATTCGTCAACCTCGGCGGTGTGCATTACCGAAGCCACCATGGCTTGGCGTACtacaagaaaaagaagagcatCATCAAGGTCAACATCAACGGACGCATCATGGTCGACCCCTCTGTCCACCGCAGGATCAACCCGAACTATCAAGTCTCTGCCGTCAGGCCCAAGGACCACGACATTCTCTCTGACTCGGAGGATTCTGATGACGACGAGAAGCTGTGCGAGAATGACGATTCAACCTCGGAGAACGCATGTGGTAGTGACGACGATGCGGGCTGCGGGAAGATGGCCACAAAGGTTGTTCGCGATGCCAAGGGTAAGATTCGCATGCTCCGAATTCCCAAATCCATGGTCGAAGACTCTGCTGTACAGGAGAAACCGCTGGAGCGCGTCGACGAAGCTAAGACCGGTGAGGAGTccaacgaggaggaggatagTGGCAAGACGAAGAAGGCTCTGGAGTTCTCTGACGAGGATTACCTTATTGCATCTTCTGTTGTGTTGGGATTCTCCTTCTCCGAGAAGCTCTGGCTTGAGTTTACCGTCTCCGGAGTCAATGACATCCAGTGGAATGATGGCGCGTATGAGTCTTTGGTGCTTGAGCCGAAGCAGAAAGACATTGTCAAG GCTCTCGTCGAGTCGCACAAGTACCATGCTGCCGAGAGCATTGACGATGTCATCCAAGGCAAGGGCAAAGGTCTTGTCG CTGTACTCCACGGACCGCCTGGAACTGGTAAAACGCTCACAGCCGAAGGCATCAGCGAGCTTCTCAAGTGTCCCTTGTACATGGTTTCTGCCGGGGAGCTAGGCACCGACTCTCGATACTTGGAGACGGAGTTGCAGAAGATCCTCGACATCTGCCACGCCTGGGGCGCCATCCTCCTTCTCGACGAGGCCGATGTGTTTCTCGAAAAGAGAAATCTCCACGAGATCTCACGCAACGCACTGGTTAGTATCTTTTTGCGCCAGCTCGAGTATTTCCAGGGCATCTTGTTTTTGACAACCAACCGAGTCGAG ACCTTTGATGATGCATTCCAATCACGTATTCACATCGCTTTGCGTTACGATAGTCTAACACAGAAGGCTAAAAAGGCCATCTTCAAGATCTTCGTAGAGCGGGTCCGTGTTCTCGAGAAGATTGACCTCAAGCCCTTCACTGAGGATGACTATGAAAGTCTTGCGAAGCATGATCTCAATGGTCGCCAGATCAAGAACACTGTCCGGACCGCCCAGGCCCTGGCCGTCAACAAGGGTGAGCCGCTTGGTATGGAGCATATCTCGCAGGTCCTGGACGTCCAGAACAGCTTCGACCTCCATCTCAAAGGTGGGGAGTCATGCAAAGATGCCATGAGAAGCTACTATTAA